From Campylobacter upsaliensis, the proteins below share one genomic window:
- a CDS encoding bifunctional aconitate hydratase 2/2-methylisocitrate dehydratase, whose protein sequence is MSFIEEYDALVKERATFGIPPLALSVEQTKALCELLKTSDDEFLATLLEERVNPGVDDAALVKCEFLDQILKGQINAPKIDKKRALKMLETMLGGYNVKVLIEALKNETLAKEAADVLKNIIFIHDDFHTIAELSQTNAYAKEILQSWANAEWFLKKEKLPEVIKCIVFKVAGETNTDDLSPAGDAFTRSDIPLHANAMLKVRQAGSLEKIKEIKKSGREVVYVGDVVGTGSSRKSAINSIQWHLGKEIKGVPNKHSGGIILGSTIAPIFFNTAQDSGALPIVCDVSQLEMGDEFEIHTYEGKIIKNGSVISEFKLSPNTIIDEVRAGGRIPLIIGRGLCAKAREFLKLENENIFIKPEQPKVSEGGYTLAQKMLGRACGVEGVRAGMYIEPMTLTVGSQDTTGPMTRDEIKELASLGFNADFVMQSFCHTAAYPKISDSKLHKTLPNFITSRGGVSLKPGDGVIHSWLNRFVLPDSVGTGGDSHTRFPIGISFPAGSGLVAFAAVTGAMPLNVPESVLVRFRGELQPGVTLRDLVNAIPYYAIKDGKLSVEKQNKKNIFAGKILEIEGLPDLKVEQAFELSDASAERSAAACCVDLNEASVSEYIKSNISLIEAMIKAGYENRDTLKRRAEKMKEWLKNPTLLRADKDAKYAYVLEIDLNEIKEPILACPNDPDDVATLSEILQDPKRPQNIDEVFVGSCMTNIGHYRALGEILKDKGILKTRLWVVPPTKMDKAQLINEGYYSIFGAAGARIEVPGCSLCMGNQARVNDGAVVFSTSTRNFDNRMGMGAKVYLGSAELAAVCAILGKIPNKEEYLQIVKDKLNDANKANIYKYLNFNEIQNFKLED, encoded by the coding sequence ATGTCTTTTATAGAAGAATATGATGCTCTAGTTAAAGAAAGAGCGACTTTTGGCATTCCACCTTTAGCTTTAAGCGTAGAACAAACAAAAGCCCTTTGTGAGCTGCTTAAAACAAGTGATGATGAGTTTTTAGCTACACTTTTAGAAGAAAGAGTCAATCCTGGCGTTGATGATGCTGCTTTAGTCAAATGCGAATTTTTAGATCAAATTTTAAAAGGACAAATTAACGCCCCTAAAATCGATAAAAAACGCGCCCTTAAAATGCTAGAAACTATGCTAGGTGGCTATAATGTCAAAGTTTTAATCGAAGCTTTAAAAAATGAAACTTTAGCAAAAGAAGCCGCTGATGTGCTTAAAAATATCATCTTTATCCACGATGATTTCCATACCATAGCAGAATTAAGCCAAACTAATGCTTATGCTAAAGAAATTTTACAAAGCTGGGCAAATGCGGAGTGGTTTTTAAAAAAAGAAAAACTCCCTGAAGTAATCAAATGCATAGTTTTTAAGGTCGCTGGAGAAACAAATACGGACGACTTAAGTCCCGCTGGCGATGCTTTTACAAGAAGCGATATCCCACTCCACGCTAATGCTATGCTAAAAGTAAGACAAGCCGGTTCTTTAGAAAAAATAAAAGAGATTAAAAAAAGCGGTCGCGAAGTCGTTTATGTCGGCGATGTAGTCGGCACAGGCTCAAGTAGGAAATCTGCTATCAATTCCATACAATGGCATTTAGGAAAAGAGATTAAAGGTGTGCCAAATAAACATAGTGGGGGCATCATACTAGGCTCAACCATAGCACCAATTTTCTTTAATACCGCTCAAGATAGCGGAGCTTTACCTATCGTTTGCGATGTAAGTCAGCTCGAAATGGGCGATGAGTTTGAAATTCATACTTATGAGGGTAAAATTATTAAAAATGGCTCGGTTATTAGCGAATTTAAACTAAGCCCCAATACCATCATCGATGAAGTAAGAGCAGGTGGAAGAATCCCTCTTATCATAGGGCGTGGGCTTTGTGCTAAGGCGAGAGAATTTTTAAAGCTTGAAAATGAAAATATTTTCATCAAACCAGAGCAGCCAAAAGTAAGCGAGGGAGGCTACACTCTAGCACAAAAAATGCTAGGGCGTGCTTGTGGCGTTGAGGGCGTGAGAGCTGGTATGTATATAGAGCCTATGACTTTGACGGTTGGCTCACAAGATACCACAGGACCGATGACAAGAGATGAGATTAAGGAGCTTGCTAGTCTTGGCTTTAATGCAGATTTTGTAATGCAAAGCTTTTGCCATACAGCAGCTTATCCTAAAATAAGCGATTCTAAGCTCCACAAAACCCTACCAAATTTCATCACAAGTCGTGGAGGCGTGAGCTTAAAGCCTGGAGACGGCGTTATCCACTCTTGGCTTAACCGCTTTGTTTTACCTGATAGCGTGGGAACAGGCGGAGACTCGCATACGCGTTTTCCTATCGGCATTTCTTTCCCAGCAGGAAGTGGGCTTGTAGCCTTTGCGGCGGTAACGGGCGCTATGCCTTTAAATGTGCCTGAAAGTGTTTTGGTGCGCTTTCGTGGAGAGTTACAACCCGGAGTTACCCTAAGAGATTTAGTTAATGCTATCCCCTATTATGCGATTAAGGACGGAAAATTAAGCGTAGAAAAGCAAAATAAAAAGAACATTTTTGCCGGTAAAATTTTAGAAATTGAAGGCTTACCAGATTTAAAAGTCGAACAAGCCTTTGAATTAAGCGACGCTTCAGCTGAAAGAAGTGCGGCGGCTTGCTGTGTGGATTTAAATGAAGCAAGCGTGAGCGAATATATTAAATCAAATATAAGCCTTATAGAAGCAATGATTAAAGCTGGATATGAAAATCGAGACACACTTAAAAGAAGAGCGGAAAAAATGAAAGAGTGGCTTAAAAATCCTACTCTTTTAAGAGCAGATAAGGACGCAAAATATGCTTATGTGCTTGAAATCGATTTAAATGAGATTAAAGAGCCTATTTTGGCGTGTCCTAATGACCCTGATGATGTAGCGACCTTAAGTGAAATTTTGCAAGATCCTAAACGCCCACAAAATATCGATGAAGTTTTTGTTGGCTCTTGTATGACAAATATAGGGCATTATAGAGCTTTAGGTGAAATTTTAAAAGACAAAGGCATACTTAAAACACGCCTTTGGGTTGTGCCACCGACTAAAATGGATAAGGCTCAACTAATTAACGAGGGTTATTATAGTATCTTTGGTGCGGCAGGTGCTAGGATAGAGGTGCCGGGCTGTTCCTTATGTATGGGAAATCAAGCTAGGGTTAATGATGGTGCTGTCGTTTTCTCCACTTCAACGAGAAATTTTGACAATAGAATGGGAATGGGTGCTAAGGTGTATCTTGGTAGCGCGGAACTTGCAGCCGTGTGTGCAATTTTAGGTAAAATTCCCAATAAAGAAGAATATTTGCAAATCGTCAAAGATAAACTCAATGACGCAAACAAAGCAAATATTTACAAATATCTTAATTTTAATGAGATACAAAATTTCAAGCTAGAGGACTAA
- a CDS encoding YggT family protein has protein sequence MDFLIISFIQLLQFLINIYTWVIVISALLSWVNPDPYNPIVQILYKLSAPAYRLVSKIPTRIGSIDLAPLIIILALWFANSLLGNLIVGFMR, from the coding sequence ATGGATTTTTTAATCATTAGTTTCATACAACTTTTGCAATTTTTAATTAATATTTACACTTGGGTGATTGTGATTAGTGCTTTACTTAGCTGGGTCAACCCAGACCCTTATAATCCCATCGTGCAAATTTTATACAAACTTAGCGCTCCTGCCTATCGTTTAGTAAGCAAAATTCCAACGCGTATAGGAAGTATAGATCTCGCACCCTTAATTATTATTTTAGCATTATGGTTTGCTAATAGTCTTTTAGGCAATTTAATTGTAGGATTTATGCGATGA
- a CDS encoding lytic transglycosylase domain-containing protein, producing MKKLILLIFTLCFLNAAPYELETLKKYENSIAKDYYIYRLLQNDALDKKEAKNLHTHIFRYVGSLKKELDKLAPIKPYVNSKYAKCYTYTKENILDANTSCQSVRLNSLAFIASLTPDTRQILAKNLPNFNTLLLAFNEKNPMSYIIKNEDTNAFFKYFNYSKKADFNLNEKFVNKLATHENFKNFAQNIIIKKENAKFAESLLDVNATLVSEDSAFYLGVNALIFEEEDLAYEFFKNAYESFKVKANKDNALFWLWLIKKDEKHLKELAKSQSLNIYSLYARELTNAPFIELKVLKAPKKKSDFDMSDPFAWQNLARKIRDANSNELKKLEKHFKTESTLPIYALIKEKSDKKNYFIMPYYEYIKDYEAKRQALILAIARQESRFIPTAISTSYALGVMQFMPFLANHIGHKELKIANFDQDFMFKPEIAYLFANHHLNYLEKHLNSPLYVFYAYNAGIGFTSRLLKRNDMFKEGKFEPFLSMELVPYQETRIYGKKVLANYIAYRHLLNDNIKISDIFENLIQNTQTLANKP from the coding sequence ATGAAAAAGCTTATTTTACTCATCTTTACATTGTGTTTTTTAAATGCTGCTCCCTACGAGCTAGAAACCCTTAAAAAATATGAAAATTCCATAGCTAAAGATTATTATATTTATAGACTTTTGCAAAATGATGCTCTAGATAAAAAAGAGGCGAAAAATTTGCATACTCACATTTTTCGCTATGTCGGTTCTTTAAAAAAGGAGCTTGATAAACTCGCTCCTATAAAACCTTATGTTAATTCAAAATATGCAAAATGCTACACCTACACAAAAGAAAATATACTAGATGCAAATACTAGCTGTCAAAGTGTGCGTTTAAATTCCCTTGCTTTCATCGCCTCTCTTACGCCAGATACAAGGCAAATCCTTGCAAAAAATTTACCAAATTTTAACACATTACTTCTTGCCTTTAATGAAAAAAATCCTATGAGTTATATTATTAAAAATGAAGACACAAATGCTTTTTTTAAATATTTTAATTATTCTAAAAAAGCGGATTTTAATCTCAATGAAAAATTTGTTAATAAGCTTGCCACGCACGAAAATTTTAAAAATTTCGCACAAAATATCATCATCAAAAAAGAAAATGCCAAATTTGCCGAGTCGCTTTTAGATGTCAATGCTACCCTTGTAAGTGAAGATAGTGCTTTTTATCTAGGAGTTAATGCGCTTATTTTTGAAGAAGAAGATTTGGCTTATGAATTTTTTAAAAATGCTTACGAAAGCTTTAAAGTGAAGGCAAATAAAGACAATGCTCTTTTTTGGCTGTGGCTTATTAAAAAAGATGAAAAGCATCTAAAAGAACTAGCCAAAAGTCAATCTTTAAACATTTATAGCCTTTATGCCAGAGAGCTTACTAACGCACCTTTTATCGAGCTTAAAGTATTGAAAGCTCCTAAGAAAAAAAGCGATTTTGATATGAGCGATCCTTTTGCTTGGCAAAATCTTGCTAGAAAGATAAGAGATGCCAACTCAAATGAGCTAAAAAAGCTAGAAAAGCATTTTAAAACAGAAAGCACCTTGCCTATTTACGCTTTAATCAAAGAAAAAAGCGACAAAAAAAACTATTTTATTATGCCTTATTATGAATACATAAAAGATTATGAAGCAAAAAGACAAGCCCTTATTTTAGCCATAGCCAGACAAGAAAGTCGCTTTATCCCTACGGCGATTTCGACTTCTTACGCACTCGGCGTTATGCAATTTATGCCATTTTTAGCAAATCACATCGGTCATAAGGAGCTTAAAATTGCAAATTTTGACCAAGATTTTATGTTTAAGCCAGAAATTGCTTATTTATTTGCCAATCATCATCTTAATTATTTAGAAAAACATCTTAATTCACCACTTTATGTTTTTTACGCCTATAATGCAGGCATAGGTTTCACAAGCAGACTTTTAAAAAGAAACGATATGTTTAAAGAAGGGAAATTTGAGCCTTTTTTATCGATGGAGCTTGTGCCTTACCAAGAAACGCGAATTTATGGAAAAAAAGTTTTGGCTAATTATATTGCGTATCGACATCTTCTGAACGATAATATAAAGATTTCGGATATCTTTGAAAATCTAATTCAAAACACGCAAACTCTAGCGAACAAACCCTAG
- the gltX gene encoding glutamate--tRNA ligase, with the protein MYRFAPSPTGDMHIGNLRAALINYICSKQEKTDFILRIEDTDKARNIAGKEEEIKEILKLFGISWQHYYVQSENLKFHRQMALKLVSEKRAFACFCTEEELNAKKEAAKAQNKPYRYDGTCENLQDSDVLENEKPFVIRLKKPEKAMRFKDFIKGELCFEPENIDSFVIMRADKTPTYNFACAVDDMLEGVSCIIRGEDHVSNTPKQEHIRASLNYEKPMTYAHLPIILNEEGQKMSKREAHSSVKWLLESGILPSAVANYLLLLGNKTPCEIFTLDEAILWFDLTKLSKAPARFDLKKLLQLNREHIKKLDDTSLNALLKTDKNLAPLAKFYTQEASTLVELKEKLNAIFGPKDYKEFEKESLILKEALEKCELKESYEEFKQELIKLSGLKGKNFFMPLRIVLTGSTHGPELNELYPHLKPFIKELARKA; encoded by the coding sequence ATGTATCGTTTCGCACCCTCTCCTACTGGAGATATGCACATAGGGAATTTAAGGGCGGCTTTGATTAATTACATTTGCTCTAAGCAAGAGAAAACGGACTTTATCTTACGCATAGAAGATACAGATAAGGCTAGAAATATCGCAGGGAAAGAAGAGGAAATTAAGGAAATTTTAAAACTTTTTGGCATTTCGTGGCAGCATTATTATGTGCAAAGTGAAAATTTGAAATTTCATAGACAAATGGCTTTAAAACTAGTGAGTGAAAAAAGGGCTTTTGCTTGTTTTTGCACGGAAGAAGAATTAAACGCTAAAAAAGAAGCTGCTAAGGCACAAAATAAACCTTACCGCTATGATGGAACTTGTGAAAATTTGCAAGATAGCGATGTTTTAGAAAACGAAAAGCCCTTTGTTATACGCCTTAAAAAGCCAGAAAAAGCGATGAGATTTAAAGATTTTATCAAAGGAGAGCTTTGCTTTGAGCCTGAAAATATCGATAGTTTTGTCATTATGAGAGCGGATAAAACTCCCACTTATAATTTTGCTTGTGCGGTTGATGATATGCTTGAGGGGGTTTCTTGTATTATAAGAGGTGAAGACCATGTTTCTAACACTCCCAAACAAGAGCATATCCGTGCGAGTTTAAATTATGAAAAGCCTATGACTTACGCGCATTTGCCCATTATCCTTAATGAAGAGGGACAAAAAATGAGTAAAAGAGAAGCGCACTCTAGCGTAAAGTGGCTTTTAGAAAGCGGGATTTTACCGAGTGCGGTGGCAAATTATTTATTATTACTTGGCAATAAAACGCCTTGTGAAATTTTTACTCTTGATGAGGCGATTTTGTGGTTTGATTTAACTAAGCTTTCTAAAGCTCCAGCGAGATTTGATTTAAAAAAGCTCTTGCAACTTAATAGAGAACATATTAAAAAACTTGACGATACAAGCTTAAATGCTCTCTTAAAAACGGATAAAAATTTAGCCCCTTTGGCGAAATTTTATACTCAAGAGGCTAGCACCTTAGTCGAGCTTAAGGAAAAATTAAATGCTATTTTTGGTCCAAAAGATTATAAGGAATTTGAGAAAGAAAGCCTTATTTTAAAAGAAGCTTTAGAAAAATGTGAGCTAAAAGAGAGCTATGAGGAATTTAAACAAGAATTAATAAAACTAAGTGGCTTAAAAGGCAAAAATTTTTTTATGCCTTTAAGGATAGTGCTAACGGGTAGCACACACGGACCCGAGCTTAATGAGCTTTATCCTCATCTTAAACCCTTTATAAAAGAACTTGCTAGAAAGGCTTAA
- the metG gene encoding methionine--tRNA ligase, which translates to MRYITTPIYYVNDVPHLGHAYTTIIADTLARFYRLSGHKTLFLTGTDEHGQKIEQAAKNKNHSPKEYADKISLEFKKLWDEFEISYDIYARTTDERHIKFVKQIFLKMWEKGDIYKGEYEGYYCVSCESFFTQSQLISQCGCPDCGKETKLLKEESYFFRLSKYEKDILKWYESEPIVPKNKKAELVNFIENGLKDLSITRTSFEWGIKIPSNLNDDKHIIYVWLDALFIYISSLELDEKSENLGFLPAFVHLVGKDILRFHAIYFPAFLMSADLPLPKHIAAHGWWTRDGKKMSKSKGNALYPKIIADAYGLEAFRYFLLREVPFGNDGDFSETMLINRINAELSNEFGNLLNRIIGMSLKYSNGNILQDEVLNFYKAELKEANLHLQNALEFIENFQFNRYLEELFKALSVANLSISKYEPWNLIKNNETSEANALVSLCANILAKVSLLLHPALPKSTQKVAKALSFDITLQNYQKLILNDELLNFKANACEALFPKIEKPLLSSVKEELKKDESPKIKIEDFAKIELKVALVKQCERIEGSEKLLKFILELENGETRQVLSGIAKFYKPEELIGKQVCLISNLKKAKIFGYESDGMILSAKSGDKLVLISPNGLVENGSLIG; encoded by the coding sequence ATGCGTTATATTACCACACCGATTTATTATGTCAATGATGTCCCTCATTTAGGACACGCTTATACGACCATTATTGCCGATACTTTAGCACGCTTTTATAGACTTAGCGGACATAAAACGCTCTTTTTAACAGGCACCGATGAACACGGACAAAAAATCGAACAAGCCGCTAAAAATAAAAATCACAGCCCTAAAGAATACGCCGATAAAATCAGTCTTGAATTTAAAAAACTCTGGGACGAATTTGAGATAAGCTATGATATTTACGCACGCACCACAGATGAAAGGCATATTAAATTTGTCAAACAAATTTTTTTGAAAATGTGGGAAAAAGGCGACATTTATAAGGGTGAATATGAAGGATATTACTGCGTTTCTTGCGAAAGTTTTTTTACGCAGTCTCAACTCATCTCGCAATGCGGTTGTCCTGATTGCGGAAAAGAAACGAAACTTTTGAAGGAAGAAAGCTATTTCTTCAGGCTTTCAAAATATGAAAAAGACATTTTAAAATGGTATGAAAGCGAACCCATAGTGCCTAAAAATAAAAAGGCAGAACTTGTCAATTTTATAGAAAATGGACTTAAAGACCTTTCTATCACACGCACAAGCTTTGAGTGGGGGATTAAAATTCCGTCAAATTTAAACGATGATAAGCATATCATTTATGTATGGCTTGATGCTTTGTTTATTTACATTAGCTCACTAGAACTTGATGAAAAAAGCGAAAATTTAGGCTTTTTACCCGCTTTTGTGCATTTAGTGGGTAAAGATATCTTGCGTTTTCACGCGATTTATTTTCCTGCTTTTTTAATGAGTGCTGATTTACCCTTACCAAAACACATCGCCGCACACGGCTGGTGGACTAGGGACGGAAAAAAAATGAGCAAGTCAAAAGGTAATGCCCTCTATCCAAAAATCATAGCAGATGCCTATGGTTTGGAGGCTTTTCGTTATTTTTTATTAAGAGAAGTGCCTTTTGGAAATGATGGGGACTTTAGCGAAACAATGCTTATAAACCGCATTAATGCCGAGCTTAGTAATGAATTTGGCAATTTATTAAACCGCATTATAGGAATGAGTCTTAAATACTCAAATGGCAATATTTTGCAAGATGAAGTTTTAAATTTTTATAAAGCAGAGTTAAAGGAAGCAAATTTACATCTTCAAAATGCCCTAGAATTCATAGAAAATTTTCAATTCAATCGCTATTTAGAAGAGCTTTTTAAGGCTTTGAGTGTAGCAAATTTAAGCATAAGCAAATATGAGCCTTGGAATTTGATAAAAAACAATGAAACAAGCGAGGCAAATGCTCTAGTTTCTCTATGTGCGAATATTTTAGCTAAGGTTAGCTTACTCTTGCACCCTGCCCTGCCTAAAAGCACACAAAAGGTAGCTAAAGCTCTTAGTTTCGACATCACTTTGCAAAATTATCAAAAACTCATTTTAAACGATGAGCTTTTAAATTTTAAAGCAAATGCTTGCGAGGCTTTATTTCCAAAGATAGAAAAGCCACTTTTAAGTTCCGTCAAAGAAGAATTAAAAAAAGATGAAAGCCCTAAAATTAAAATTGAAGATTTTGCCAAAATAGAGCTTAAGGTCGCCTTGGTAAAACAATGCGAAAGGATTGAAGGGAGTGAAAAATTGCTTAAATTCATACTTGAGCTTGAAAATGGCGAAACAAGACAGGTCCTTTCAGGCATAGCGAAATTTTACAAACCAGAAGAGCTTATAGGTAAGCAAGTATGTCTCATATCCAATCTTAAAAAGGCAAAAATTTTTGGCTATGAAAGTGATGGTATGATACTTTCAGCCAAAAGTGGCGATAAACTTGTGCTAATTAGTCCCAATGGACTTGTAGAAAATGGCTCTTTAATAGGCTAA
- the mobB gene encoding molybdopterin-guanine dinucleotide biosynthesis protein B, which produces MKQLIMAFSGPSNSGKTTLIEKLTRHFMQKGLKVLVIKHDPADKANFDKEGKDSFKFFQSGAETIILSPTKTILFSHKKRDIFEALKLVEFDLCLIEGLKELDLPRISVFYKDIDENYFAHSNAVASYEKISHKSLIWLDLNDLEQIASFILNNALKGEFDARTR; this is translated from the coding sequence ATGAAGCAACTTATTATGGCTTTTAGCGGTCCATCAAATTCTGGTAAAACTACGCTTATAGAAAAATTAACACGGCACTTTATGCAAAAAGGCTTAAAGGTTCTCGTTATTAAGCACGATCCAGCCGATAAAGCAAATTTTGATAAAGAGGGCAAAGATAGCTTTAAATTCTTTCAAAGTGGTGCTGAGACCATCATCTTAAGCCCAACAAAAACAATCCTTTTCTCTCACAAGAAAAGGGATATTTTCGAAGCCTTAAAGCTTGTGGAATTTGATTTGTGTCTCATTGAGGGACTTAAAGAGCTTGATTTACCTAGAATTAGCGTTTTTTATAAGGATATTGACGAGAATTATTTCGCCCACTCAAATGCAGTGGCTAGCTATGAAAAAATTTCTCACAAAAGCCTTATTTGGCTTGATTTAAATGACCTAGAGCAAATCGCTTCCTTCATACTTAACAATGCCTTAAAAGGAGAATTTGATGCAAGAACTCGTTAA
- a CDS encoding class 1 fructose-bisphosphatase encodes MQELVKLIQEAVIDISNALKFPDTSYSEEKNSSGDTQLKFDVLSDEIITHHLSKSKALKALISEEKEEILKFNENAQFIVAYDPLDGSSLMDVNFAIGSIFAIYKEEVSPKNLKAALYSIYGARLELVCCEGEEVKLYRLNEGGKFDFVKELKMAEKGKINATGGTQKFWDNKHANFIKELFEEGYRLRYSGAMVSDIHQILLKGGGLFSYPATKDAPNGKLRAFFEIFPLAFIIEKAGGATTNGQNASLLELEFDKIHATSPCFFGSEYEINKLLKAYNG; translated from the coding sequence ATGCAAGAACTCGTTAAACTCATACAAGAAGCCGTGATAGACATTTCAAACGCTCTTAAGTTTCCAGACACTTCATACAGCGAGGAAAAAAACTCAAGCGGCGACACTCAGCTTAAATTTGATGTCTTAAGTGATGAAATCATTACCCATCATTTAAGCAAAAGCAAAGCTTTAAAAGCTCTCATTAGCGAAGAAAAAGAAGAAATTTTAAAATTCAATGAAAATGCCCAATTTATCGTTGCTTACGACCCACTTGATGGCTCTTCTTTGATGGATGTAAATTTTGCCATAGGCTCTATTTTTGCTATTTATAAAGAGGAAGTTTCGCCTAAAAATTTAAAAGCGGCACTTTATAGCATTTATGGAGCGAGACTTGAGCTTGTTTGCTGCGAGGGTGAGGAAGTTAAATTGTATCGTTTAAATGAGGGGGGTAAATTTGACTTTGTCAAAGAGCTTAAAATGGCTGAAAAAGGCAAAATCAACGCTACCGGTGGCACGCAAAAATTTTGGGACAATAAACACGCAAATTTCATTAAAGAGCTTTTTGAAGAAGGATATAGATTACGATATAGCGGTGCTATGGTAAGCGATATTCATCAAATTTTACTTAAGGGCGGAGGGCTTTTTAGCTACCCTGCCACAAAAGATGCTCCAAATGGAAAATTAAGAGCCTTTTTTGAAATTTTCCCCCTTGCTTTCATCATAGAAAAAGCTGGAGGAGCGACTACAAACGGACAAAACGCCTCTTTGCTTGAGCTTGAATTTGATAAAATTCACGCTACTAGTCCTTGTTTTTTCGGTAGCGAGTATGAAATCAATAAGCTTTTAAAGGCATATAATGGCTGA